The following are encoded in a window of Pseudomonas sp. St316 genomic DNA:
- a CDS encoding MerR family transcriptional regulator, with product MYIGKAAQLSGTTVKTIRHYEDIGLLPPPQREGKYRVYSQQSVELLMFIKCAQQLGFKLKEMQAILQDHRGKALPWDLANKAIADKKLELMTQIQGLQKVYAALDEFETSLKDAQDQCQFERLAKTA from the coding sequence ATGTATATAGGCAAAGCAGCCCAGTTGTCGGGCACGACAGTTAAAACCATCCGCCACTATGAAGATATTGGCTTGCTACCACCGCCCCAGCGCGAAGGCAAATATCGAGTTTATAGCCAGCAGAGCGTCGAACTGCTGATGTTCATCAAATGCGCCCAGCAATTGGGCTTCAAACTTAAGGAAATGCAGGCGATCCTCCAGGATCACCGGGGCAAGGCACTGCCCTGGGATTTGGCGAATAAGGCGATCGCCGACAAAAAACTGGAGCTGATGACCCAGATTCAAGGGTTGCAGAAGGTATACGCCGCGCTCGATGAGTTTGAAACCAGCCTCAAGGACGCCCAGGATCAGTGCCAGTTTGAACGTCTCGCCAAAACCGCATGA
- a CDS encoding NAD(P)H-dependent oxidoreductase gives MMSKRVLVILGHPSTDSFCGALTESYVEAARRAGHDVRLLRLDALSFDPVLHDGYKQTQQLEPDLLKAQADITWAEHLAFVFPIWWGGIPALMKGFFDRIFLPGFAFKYREGKAFPDKLLKGRTAHLLVTMDTPPWYFKWVYRMPGLHQMRKTTLEFCGIKPLKTLTFGPLLGSRPNQREAWLKQSRDIASH, from the coding sequence ATGATGAGCAAACGGGTACTGGTGATTCTGGGTCACCCCTCAACTGACAGTTTCTGTGGTGCGTTGACCGAGAGCTATGTCGAGGCGGCAAGGCGTGCCGGGCATGATGTGCGTCTGTTACGACTGGATGCATTGAGCTTCGATCCGGTCCTGCACGATGGCTACAAACAGACTCAGCAACTGGAACCCGATCTGCTCAAGGCTCAAGCCGATATCACGTGGGCTGAGCACTTGGCATTTGTCTTTCCGATTTGGTGGGGCGGGATTCCGGCCTTGATGAAAGGCTTTTTCGATCGGATATTCCTGCCCGGTTTTGCCTTCAAGTACCGGGAAGGTAAAGCCTTTCCCGACAAGCTCCTGAAAGGACGAACCGCTCACCTGCTGGTCACGATGGATACTCCACCGTGGTACTTCAAATGGGTCTATCGCATGCCTGGCCTGCACCAGATGCGCAAGACCACGCTGGAGTTCTGTGGCATCAAACCGTTAAAGACCCTGACGTTTGGACCGCTACTCGGTTCCAGGCCCAACCAGCGGGAAGCCTGGCTCAAGCAATCCCGGGATATCGCCAGCCACTGA